A stretch of Candidatus Zixiibacteriota bacterium DNA encodes these proteins:
- a CDS encoding biotin attachment protein: MIFTETKKNIRVMFTPFRDGLQSSFGGKVRLNDFLPAMVASAKEAGIHHFEFGGGARYQAPCFYLGEDPFETMQKIRDAVGPEPDLQILTRSVSGVTLTTQSIEALQLQAKLMKQYGTTWDRNFDYMNDVENLVKTGKPIVDAGMHHQVCIALMGLPFHSDKVHTAKFYIDIGKRLLDSGIRIDSICLKDASGTTDPKTCYDTAVGLKKIMPPEMPLWQHTHDTASIAVACYMAGIQGGVDGIDLSVRPMASGTVQPDVRSMAHALKGTGFELDIDPNKMNMIEDMLNESMKDYAFNPTTTTPDARVVGFPMPGGAIGPNVHMMVKAGVLHKYGEVLAEFPVVVEAGGAWTSVTPGSQQYWLQAFNNVLYGRWEKIDAGYGRAVLGYFGKTPLPPDPEVVKKASEQLGMPIFDGDPLEAAPKNIEPAKKALEELNLPVNDKNIFLVVGSMVPGKKMEVNEGIRLLTGKPKIDVPLKKKEEPAPAAAAALTGTSASAPVVTGPVTSKCVVSENGKTRTFMVTVEPASGGAVSAPASAATPATMPMSGNGTKVHSTFAGLVEVVDILVQVGDSVAKGSVVAAVETMKAKHDIKAPCDGKVASIDVRIGDEIDSSKPIMTIS, encoded by the coding sequence ATGATATTCACTGAAACGAAGAAAAACATTCGAGTGATGTTTACTCCGTTCAGGGACGGACTTCAGAGCTCGTTTGGTGGCAAGGTAAGACTGAATGACTTCCTTCCCGCAATGGTCGCCTCCGCAAAAGAGGCCGGGATTCATCACTTCGAGTTTGGCGGCGGTGCTCGCTATCAGGCACCCTGCTTCTACCTGGGGGAGGATCCATTCGAGACAATGCAGAAAATTCGGGATGCGGTTGGTCCTGAGCCTGATCTTCAGATCCTCACTCGGTCCGTGTCTGGTGTGACACTGACTACGCAGTCGATCGAGGCTCTTCAGCTCCAGGCCAAGCTAATGAAGCAGTACGGCACCACTTGGGATCGCAATTTCGACTATATGAACGACGTCGAGAACCTTGTGAAGACCGGAAAGCCGATCGTCGACGCCGGAATGCACCATCAAGTGTGTATTGCTCTGATGGGGCTGCCGTTCCACTCTGACAAAGTCCACACCGCGAAGTTCTACATCGACATCGGGAAGCGTTTGCTCGACAGTGGAATTCGCATCGACAGCATTTGTCTTAAGGACGCCAGCGGCACAACTGATCCCAAAACATGCTACGATACTGCCGTCGGTCTCAAAAAGATTATGCCTCCAGAGATGCCCCTATGGCAGCATACGCATGACACCGCGAGCATTGCGGTCGCTTGTTATATGGCCGGGATTCAGGGCGGAGTCGATGGCATCGACCTCTCAGTGCGGCCGATGGCAAGTGGAACAGTGCAGCCAGACGTTCGCTCGATGGCTCACGCCCTTAAGGGAACCGGTTTCGAACTCGATATCGACCCGAATAAGATGAATATGATCGAGGACATGCTTAACGAATCGATGAAAGACTACGCCTTCAATCCAACTACAACCACCCCGGACGCCCGGGTGGTGGGATTCCCGATGCCGGGCGGGGCTATCGGTCCGAATGTTCACATGATGGTAAAGGCAGGAGTGCTGCACAAATACGGCGAAGTCCTCGCGGAATTCCCTGTGGTCGTGGAAGCAGGAGGTGCGTGGACATCGGTAACTCCGGGAAGCCAGCAATACTGGCTGCAGGCGTTTAACAACGTCCTTTACGGACGATGGGAGAAAATCGACGCCGGATACGGAAGAGCTGTGCTCGGATATTTCGGCAAGACCCCGCTTCCTCCTGATCCGGAGGTGGTCAAGAAGGCTTCTGAACAGCTCGGAATGCCGATATTCGATGGCGATCCGCTCGAGGCGGCGCCGAAGAATATCGAACCGGCGAAGAAAGCTCTCGAGGAGTTGAATTTACCTGTCAATGACAAGAACATTTTCCTGGTAGTCGGCTCGATGGTCCCCGGAAAGAAGATGGAAGTGAACGAGGGAATCAGGCTGTTAACTGGCAAACCGAAGATCGATGTTCCTCTCAAGAAGAAGGAAGAACCGGCACCTGCTGCCGCAGCGGCACTGACCGGTACTTCCGCAAGTGCTCCGGTTGTGACCGGACCGGTGACATCCAAATGTGTTGTGAGCGAGAATGGCAAAACCAGGACATTTATGGTTACAGTCGAGCCAGCTTCCGGCGGAGCGGTATCGGCGCCAGCGTCGGCTGCCACTCCTGCGACAATGCCGATGTCGGGTAACGGCACCAAAGTTCACTCGACATTCGCTGGTCTCGTAGAAGTAGTCGATATTCTTGTTCAAGTCGGTGACAGTGTAGCGAAAGGCAGCGTGGTTGCCGCCGTCGAAACAATGAAGGCCAAGCATGATATCAAAGCGCCATGTGACGGAAAGGTCGCATCGATCGATGTTAGAATCGGTGATGAGATCGACTCCAGCAAACCGATCATGACCATTTCATAA
- a CDS encoding CDP-alcohol phosphatidyltransferase family protein has translation MVAGITWPNIVTVTRLSMVFLLVMLAYGDSIWSRLLAALVAVLVIIGDWLDGHLARKLHQSTTLGSVLDVAADRIIENVLWIILADLDLVPIWIPVIVISRGILTDSIRGYALSLGYSGFGKKTMMKSRIGRFITGSPIMRTSYAILKAFSYGWLLLFAVLDEVLVRWPVVATAWVGTGLAIGYWCAIVATIVCIVRGIPVVVEGFKLIQGEGAHA, from the coding sequence ATGGTTGCTGGTATTACGTGGCCCAATATTGTTACCGTCACTCGTCTATCGATGGTCTTCTTGCTGGTCATGCTCGCCTACGGAGACAGTATTTGGTCCCGTCTTCTCGCTGCCCTCGTTGCGGTCCTTGTAATCATCGGAGACTGGCTCGATGGTCATCTGGCGCGCAAGCTTCATCAGTCGACGACTCTTGGGAGTGTCCTTGATGTCGCTGCTGACAGGATAATCGAGAATGTTCTCTGGATTATTCTCGCTGATCTCGATCTGGTGCCGATCTGGATTCCGGTGATAGTCATATCACGAGGAATTCTGACCGACAGTATTCGTGGGTACGCTCTCAGCCTCGGATACTCCGGATTCGGCAAAAAGACGATGATGAAATCTCGAATCGGACGATTCATCACCGGCTCTCCAATCATGCGGACTTCATATGCCATTCTGAAAGCATTTTCTTATGGGTGGTTGCTTCTTTTCGCCGTGCTTGATGAAGTACTGGTGCGCTGGCCGGTCGTTGCAACGGCGTGGGTTGGTACGGGCCTTGCTATTGGCTACTGGTGTGCCATTGTCGCAACAATTGTCTGTATCGTTCGAGGAATCCCGGTCGTAGTCGAGGGATTCAAGCTTATCCAGGGTGAAGGTGCCCATGCCTGA
- a CDS encoding (Fe-S)-binding protein — MSKVDIRIKDISKKTDQLFEIKPKDLPKLPYPYEDWEDPPIPEVSEAKRAGKNLSLDGVLNVPVPVPETEEEKEKLVANFLEGLRKLLSKENNWMFLEPLLLSLDNCVKCNTCSNACPIFEMSGRAEIYRPLFRSDILRRIVRKYIAPGGKLTAKLTGADIDLNYETVARLAQLAYRCTLCRRCAQTCPMGVDNGLISREIRKLFSQELDIRPAELHSEGTVKQLQSGSSTGISPTALMDLFEFMEEDITDRTGLTIKMPFDKAGADILLIHNAGEFLSWPENIEAFAIIFEAAGLSWTMSSEMVGYDSVNYGLFYEDVQLARVTLKHAEIARKLGVKKVVIAECGHAHKAAMAIGDRVWLDEANVHRESCFVTLEDIVMNGKIKVDPERNNFPVTLHDPCNVTRSMGIIKPQRRVIKKICPQFREMTPHGVNNYCCGGGSGFAIMQGANFPNWRNMISGRKKFAQMLNAFTKEELDPSKNKYVCAPCSNCKGQIRDLITYFDAWERTHMLYGGLVELIVNCMTDVPEGFVEWDEFH, encoded by the coding sequence ATGAGTAAGGTCGACATCAGGATAAAAGACATCAGCAAAAAGACGGATCAGCTCTTTGAGATTAAGCCCAAGGACCTTCCCAAACTGCCTTATCCATATGAAGATTGGGAAGATCCGCCGATTCCGGAAGTCTCTGAGGCAAAACGCGCAGGAAAGAACTTGTCGCTTGATGGCGTACTCAATGTGCCCGTTCCGGTACCTGAAACCGAAGAGGAGAAGGAGAAGCTCGTCGCTAATTTTCTCGAAGGTCTTCGCAAGCTCCTCTCCAAAGAGAACAACTGGATGTTTCTTGAGCCGTTGCTGCTGTCCCTGGACAACTGTGTCAAGTGTAACACCTGCTCAAACGCGTGCCCGATATTCGAGATGAGTGGCAGAGCGGAAATCTACAGGCCGCTGTTCCGCTCGGATATTCTGCGCCGGATCGTCAGGAAATACATCGCTCCGGGTGGAAAGCTTACGGCCAAGTTGACGGGAGCTGACATCGATCTGAACTATGAGACTGTCGCTCGCCTAGCGCAACTTGCGTATCGCTGCACACTGTGTCGGCGCTGCGCGCAGACCTGCCCTATGGGTGTCGACAATGGTCTGATTTCTCGCGAGATCCGCAAGCTCTTCAGTCAGGAGCTCGATATCAGGCCTGCGGAATTGCACTCTGAAGGCACAGTGAAGCAACTGCAATCCGGCTCTTCGACCGGAATTAGTCCTACCGCGCTGATGGATCTGTTTGAGTTCATGGAAGAGGATATCACCGATCGCACCGGGCTGACCATCAAGATGCCGTTCGACAAGGCCGGAGCCGATATCCTTCTGATTCACAATGCCGGCGAGTTCCTTTCGTGGCCGGAAAATATCGAGGCCTTCGCCATAATCTTCGAAGCAGCGGGTCTGAGCTGGACTATGTCCAGCGAGATGGTAGGTTATGATTCTGTAAACTACGGTCTCTTCTACGAAGATGTTCAGCTTGCCAGAGTCACTCTGAAGCATGCTGAAATCGCGAGGAAGCTTGGTGTGAAGAAGGTTGTCATTGCGGAATGCGGCCACGCCCACAAAGCCGCAATGGCGATTGGCGATCGTGTCTGGCTCGATGAAGCCAACGTCCATCGCGAATCATGCTTTGTGACTCTCGAAGATATCGTGATGAATGGCAAGATTAAGGTCGATCCTGAAAGAAACAACTTTCCGGTAACGCTGCACGATCCGTGTAATGTCACACGCTCAATGGGAATTATCAAACCGCAGCGGCGCGTCATCAAGAAGATCTGTCCGCAGTTTCGGGAGATGACCCCGCATGGAGTCAATAACTACTGTTGTGGCGGTGGAAGTGGATTTGCAATCATGCAGGGAGCGAACTTTCCGAATTGGCGAAACATGATCTCGGGGCGCAAGAAATTCGCGCAAATGCTGAATGCATTCACAAAGGAAGAACTCGACCCGAGCAAGAACAAGTATGTCTGTGCACCCTGCTCAAACTGCAAAGGGCAGATTCGTGATCTGATCACATACTTCGACGCTTGGGAGCGGACTCACATGTTGTATGGGGGCTTGGTGGAGCTAATCGTCAATTGCATGACGGATGTTCCCGAAGGATTTGTCGAATGGGATGAATTCCATTAG
- a CDS encoding sodium ion-translocating decarboxylase subunit beta, with protein sequence MDTLFELLQQSGFANISFGNVVMFAVAGTLIYLAIARKYEPLLLIPIGFGALLANLPLAEMGSYGNGIMALIYDKGIKTELLPPVIFLGVGVLTDFRPLLGRPITFLLGAAAQLGIFVAALGAAFFLGFNFKEAASIGIIGGADGPTSIFLASQLAPHLLGPIAVAAYSYMSLVPIIQPPIMRMLTTKHERAIDMPQLRQVSKTAAILFPIVTGIIACLGIPSSAPLIGMLMFGNLLKECGVAERLRKTAGGSLIDIVTIFLGLAVGATMSAGNFLNIATLKILVLGAVAFSFSTAGGVLFAKLLNLFLSEGRKMNPCIGAAGVSAVPMSARVVQKFVSDETDGQVNVLMKAMGPNVAGVIGSAVAAGVFLTLLR encoded by the coding sequence ATGGATACATTATTTGAGCTTCTTCAACAATCCGGCTTCGCAAACATCTCTTTTGGCAATGTTGTCATGTTTGCGGTTGCCGGAACGCTTATCTACCTCGCCATTGCCAGGAAGTATGAGCCTTTGCTGTTGATCCCAATCGGGTTCGGCGCACTGCTTGCAAACCTGCCGCTCGCGGAAATGGGTTCGTATGGCAATGGCATTATGGCGCTGATCTATGATAAAGGCATCAAGACGGAACTCCTGCCGCCAGTTATATTTCTCGGGGTGGGAGTATTAACTGACTTCCGACCGCTACTGGGAAGACCGATCACATTTCTGCTCGGTGCTGCCGCCCAACTGGGGATTTTCGTAGCTGCTCTCGGTGCTGCCTTCTTTCTCGGATTCAATTTCAAGGAGGCTGCAAGTATCGGTATCATCGGAGGTGCGGATGGCCCTACATCCATATTTCTTGCATCGCAGTTAGCGCCGCATCTTCTCGGGCCGATAGCAGTGGCAGCTTACAGCTACATGTCGCTTGTGCCGATCATCCAGCCACCCATCATGCGGATGCTGACCACAAAGCACGAGAGAGCGATCGACATGCCGCAGCTCAGGCAGGTGTCCAAAACAGCGGCAATTCTGTTTCCGATAGTGACCGGGATCATCGCCTGCCTTGGCATACCGTCAAGCGCGCCGCTGATCGGGATGCTGATGTTCGGTAATCTTCTCAAGGAATGCGGCGTGGCGGAGCGGCTCCGCAAGACCGCCGGTGGGTCATTGATAGATATTGTCACAATCTTCCTCGGTCTCGCCGTGGGAGCGACGATGAGTGCTGGGAACTTTCTCAACATCGCTACTCTGAAAATCCTTGTCCTCGGCGCGGTCGCATTCTCTTTCAGCACCGCGGGAGGCGTATTGTTTGCCAAGCTGCTTAACCTGTTCTTGAGCGAAGGCAGGAAGATGAATCCATGCATAGGTGCAGCAGGAGTTTCGGCCGTGCCGATGTCTGCGCGAGTCGTTCAAAAATTCGTGTCGGACGAGACCGATGGCCAGGTAAATGTACTTATGAAGGCAATGGGACCGAATGTTGCCGGCGTGATCGGCTCCGCGGTTGCTGCAGGAGTGTTCCTTACGCTACTGCGATAG
- a CDS encoding Rrf2 family transcriptional regulator has protein sequence MKFSTRARYGMRMMIEFARALRKEPMVTLGRIAKVTGISTNYLAQLAIPLRNNGLLIGTAGKRGGYQLGKKPEEILVGEILTALQGKIGLTDCTLNPDICLNSSFCEARIVWVIASHKMTEFFDGFTLADLVDKKWKDKIQKQYDFIPHLNTDQFLSSLEDAEQSCPATPRN, from the coding sequence ATGAAATTCTCTACAAGAGCGAGATATGGAATGCGGATGATGATCGAGTTCGCTCGTGCACTCCGAAAGGAGCCGATGGTGACTCTGGGCAGAATCGCGAAAGTTACCGGAATCTCTACCAATTATCTGGCTCAGTTGGCAATCCCGTTGCGGAACAACGGCTTGTTGATCGGAACGGCTGGCAAGCGAGGCGGATATCAGCTAGGGAAGAAGCCCGAAGAAATTCTCGTGGGCGAGATTCTTACAGCGTTGCAGGGGAAAATCGGCCTGACCGACTGTACGCTAAATCCCGACATCTGCCTCAATAGTTCATTTTGCGAAGCGCGTATTGTCTGGGTGATCGCTTCTCATAAGATGACGGAGTTCTTCGACGGGTTCACTCTGGCTGATCTCGTCGACAAAAAATGGAAAGACAAAATACAGAAGCAGTACGATTTCATACCGCATCTGAATACAGATCAGTTCTTATCATCACTGGAGGATGCTGAGCAGAGTTGCCCGGCAACCCCCAGGAATTGA
- a CDS encoding haloacid dehalogenase-like hydrolase: MPDQVVFWDIDGTLIDGSLERCFLAYLRRHGHATIPYLARSAARLTLDWPPGWHKIKIAYLRGRAVEEVEQLLESCWADSILPDISSAAAATVLDLRERGARQILLSGTPRPLAMKMASYLRIADVIAADPEIRNGIYTGRLTARHPRGIRKVQYAQKWLNENGCTWGMTTGIADHWDDRFLLGRVHNAIAVAPGKRLRRLASSQGWVIQNMRDDLRSQIPVITASWNAAQSGSRPKAG; the protein is encoded by the coding sequence ATGCCTGATCAGGTTGTATTCTGGGATATTGATGGAACCTTGATCGATGGGAGTCTCGAACGGTGCTTCCTGGCATATTTACGCAGACATGGCCATGCCACCATTCCATACTTGGCGCGTAGTGCCGCAAGACTCACACTTGACTGGCCTCCCGGCTGGCACAAGATTAAGATAGCATACCTCAGGGGGCGGGCTGTCGAAGAAGTTGAGCAACTGCTTGAATCTTGCTGGGCTGATTCGATTCTCCCGGATATCTCTTCGGCAGCGGCTGCAACTGTGCTCGATTTGCGCGAACGAGGGGCAAGACAGATCCTCCTCAGCGGAACCCCGCGTCCGCTTGCCATGAAGATGGCAAGTTATCTGCGTATCGCCGATGTCATTGCGGCGGACCCTGAGATTCGCAATGGCATCTATACCGGGCGTCTGACTGCAAGACATCCCAGGGGAATTCGCAAAGTGCAGTATGCTCAGAAGTGGCTTAATGAGAACGGATGTACCTGGGGTATGACCACCGGCATCGCCGATCACTGGGATGACCGATTCCTGCTGGGTCGAGTACACAATGCGATCGCCGTTGCTCCGGGAAAAAGACTGCGCCGATTGGCGAGCAGTCAGGGCTGGGTCATTCAGAACATGCGCGATGACCTGCGTTCACAGATTCCAGTCATCACTGCAAGTTGGAATGCCGCACAGTCCGGATCCAGACCGAAAGCGGGATAG
- a CDS encoding HAD hydrolase-like protein, with the protein MLLPVGDRIDKDIVPARLLRMKTVLVRGGLHRHQQPRIPYETPDIELHGITGLANAIMELAGRVNE; encoded by the coding sequence GTGCTTCTGCCCGTCGGAGATCGGATAGATAAGGACATCGTCCCAGCCAGACTCCTGCGCATGAAGACGGTGCTTGTGCGCGGAGGTCTTCACAGACACCAACAACCGCGTATCCCGTACGAGACTCCAGACATCGAACTGCATGGAATCACGGGACTGGCCAATGCAATAATGGAGCTTGCTGGCAGGGTTA